A single region of the Arthrobacter sp. zg-Y20 genome encodes:
- a CDS encoding formate--tetrahydrofolate ligase, translating to MGTSVPSDLEISRTAILQPITGIARAAGIPEEALEPYGRYKAKVDPALLPAGTAPGRVVLVTAMSPTPAGEGKSTVTVGLADALHRAGENVCIALREPSMGPVLGMKGGATGGGYSQVVPMEDVNLHFTGDFHAITAANNALAALLDNSIFQGNPLGLDPRRIVIRRVLDLNDRALRDIVIGLGGPAQGVPRQDGFDITVASEVMAVFCLARDLADLTDRLSRITVGYTYDRRPVTVADLGVEGAMTLLLREALKPNLVQTLAGTPALVHGGPFANIAHGCNSVIATSTARRLADIVVTEAGFGADLGAEKYLDIKSRAADVAPDAVVVVATVRALKMHGGVPKADLAAENLPALEAGTANLRRHLENIRRFGINPVVAINRFGTDTEAELRRLADWCAEEGVSAAVADVWARGGGGTGGDELARTVRAALEQPADFRFLYPDAMPVEEKIRTVAREIYGAADVEFAPAARHRLQEISARGLDHLPVCMAKTQYSFSDDPAALGAPSGFTLHVRDLSIKTGAGFVVALTGAVMTMPGLPKEPAALRMGVAADGTPAGLI from the coding sequence ATGGGCACCAGCGTCCCCTCTGACCTCGAGATATCCCGCACGGCAATCCTGCAGCCCATCACCGGGATCGCCCGTGCCGCCGGCATCCCGGAAGAGGCGCTGGAACCCTACGGACGGTACAAGGCGAAGGTGGACCCTGCCCTGCTGCCTGCCGGTACCGCGCCCGGACGGGTGGTGCTGGTCACCGCAATGAGCCCCACCCCCGCCGGCGAGGGTAAGTCCACCGTCACCGTGGGGCTGGCCGACGCCCTGCACCGCGCCGGAGAGAACGTATGCATCGCCCTGCGTGAACCCTCCATGGGACCGGTGCTGGGCATGAAGGGCGGAGCCACGGGCGGCGGGTATTCCCAGGTGGTCCCGATGGAGGACGTCAACCTGCACTTCACCGGAGACTTCCACGCGATCACTGCCGCCAACAATGCCCTCGCCGCGCTGCTGGACAATTCCATCTTCCAGGGCAATCCGCTGGGCCTGGATCCGCGGCGGATCGTGATTCGGCGCGTCCTGGACCTCAACGACCGTGCGCTGCGCGATATTGTGATTGGACTGGGCGGGCCCGCGCAGGGTGTGCCCCGGCAGGACGGTTTCGACATCACCGTCGCTTCCGAGGTGATGGCGGTCTTCTGCCTGGCCCGGGACCTCGCTGATCTCACGGACCGCCTGTCCCGGATCACCGTGGGTTACACCTACGACCGCCGGCCGGTGACCGTTGCCGACTTGGGTGTCGAGGGCGCCATGACGCTGCTGCTGCGCGAGGCGCTGAAACCCAACCTGGTGCAGACCCTGGCCGGAACCCCGGCACTGGTCCACGGCGGTCCGTTCGCCAACATTGCCCATGGCTGCAACTCGGTCATTGCCACGTCCACCGCCCGAAGGCTGGCGGACATCGTGGTGACCGAGGCCGGCTTTGGTGCGGACCTCGGCGCGGAAAAGTACCTGGACATCAAGTCACGGGCCGCCGACGTCGCCCCCGACGCAGTGGTGGTGGTGGCCACCGTCCGGGCCCTGAAAATGCACGGGGGCGTGCCGAAGGCCGACCTCGCAGCGGAGAACCTTCCGGCGCTGGAGGCGGGTACGGCCAATCTGCGCCGGCACCTGGAAAACATCCGCCGATTCGGCATCAACCCCGTGGTGGCCATTAACCGGTTCGGCACCGACACGGAGGCTGAGCTGCGCCGGCTGGCGGACTGGTGCGCGGAGGAAGGGGTCAGCGCCGCAGTGGCGGATGTGTGGGCCCGCGGCGGCGGCGGAACCGGCGGCGACGAGCTGGCACGGACCGTAAGGGCGGCGCTGGAACAGCCCGCGGACTTCCGGTTCCTGTACCCGGACGCAATGCCGGTGGAGGAGAAGATCCGCACGGTGGCCCGGGAAATCTACGGCGCGGCCGACGTGGAATTCGCTCCGGCCGCCCGCCACCGGCTGCAGGAAATCTCCGCACGCGGCCTAGACCACCTGCCGGTGTGCATGGCCAAGACCCAGTATTCCTTCTCCGACGATCCAGCGGCGCTGGGTGCACCGTCCGGGTTCACCCTGCACGTGCGGGACCTGTCGATCAAGACCGGTGCCGGGTTTGTGGTGGCGCTGACCGGCGCGGTGATGACCATGCCCGGGCTGCCGAAGGAACCGGCGGCACTGCGCATGGGCGTGGCAGCGGACGGTACGCCCGCAGGGCTGATCTGA
- the mshA gene encoding D-inositol-3-phosphate glycosyltransferase, whose translation MPQVKRVAMLSLHTSPLEQPGSGDAGGMNVYVRSVALELARSGTEVEIFTRATDPQRTADVELAPGVRVRHVQAGPVCKVPKEQLPYLDLASAVAAAQPFLLDGAFDVVHSHYWVSGTAGLAVARQWDLPLVHTMHTMARVKNIQAQPGETPEPQIRIDGEQQVVQGATRLIANTSTEAAELETLYGADPAAVDVVAPGVDLNIFSPRGRPGVQPGQGFLPGVFHVVFAGRIQRMKGPQVLVEAAAQLRRRRPDIPLRVSILGAGSGSSVLDLAPLIRRYGLQDTVSLRPPAEPNQLADWFRAADVVAVPSFSESFGLVALEAQACGTPVLAANVGGLPKAVRDGRSGVLVDGHAPGRWAAELEALYDGADRRRTLGEGAAAHAQAFGWRRTAMLTAESYREAAEHFASSSVRK comes from the coding sequence GTGCCCCAGGTCAAGCGTGTGGCCATGCTCTCCCTTCATACCTCCCCGCTTGAACAGCCCGGATCCGGCGACGCCGGCGGCATGAACGTGTACGTCCGTTCCGTAGCCCTGGAACTGGCCCGCTCCGGCACCGAAGTGGAGATTTTTACCCGGGCAACGGACCCGCAGCGTACTGCGGATGTTGAACTGGCCCCGGGGGTCAGGGTCCGCCATGTCCAGGCCGGACCGGTGTGCAAGGTGCCCAAGGAACAATTGCCGTATCTGGACCTTGCCTCCGCGGTTGCGGCAGCGCAGCCGTTCCTGCTGGACGGCGCTTTTGACGTGGTGCATTCGCATTACTGGGTGTCAGGAACGGCCGGACTGGCAGTGGCCCGGCAGTGGGACCTGCCCCTGGTACACACCATGCACACCATGGCGCGGGTCAAGAATATCCAGGCCCAGCCCGGAGAAACCCCTGAACCGCAGATCCGGATCGACGGCGAGCAGCAGGTAGTGCAGGGGGCGACCCGCCTGATTGCCAATACCAGCACCGAAGCCGCCGAGCTGGAAACCCTCTACGGTGCCGATCCGGCTGCCGTGGACGTAGTGGCTCCGGGTGTTGACCTGAACATTTTCTCCCCCCGGGGCAGGCCGGGAGTGCAGCCCGGGCAGGGTTTCTTGCCGGGTGTTTTCCATGTGGTGTTTGCCGGCCGGATCCAGCGGATGAAGGGCCCGCAGGTCCTGGTGGAGGCCGCTGCCCAGTTGCGGCGGCGCAGGCCGGACATCCCGCTGCGCGTGAGCATCCTGGGCGCGGGCAGCGGTTCGTCCGTGCTGGATCTGGCGCCCCTGATCCGCCGTTATGGCCTGCAGGACACGGTTTCGCTGCGGCCCCCGGCCGAACCGAACCAGTTGGCCGACTGGTTCCGTGCAGCCGACGTGGTGGCCGTACCGTCCTTCAGTGAATCCTTCGGACTGGTGGCACTGGAAGCCCAGGCCTGCGGCACCCCCGTGCTGGCCGCCAATGTGGGCGGCCTGCCCAAAGCGGTGCGGGACGGACGCAGCGGTGTCCTGGTGGACGGGCATGCTCCGGGCCGCTGGGCCGCTGAACTGGAAGCACTGTACGACGGCGCGGACCGCCGTCGTACGCTCGGAGAAGGAGCCGCCGCCCACGCCCAGGCATTCGGCTGGCGGCGGACCGCCATGCTCACCGCGGAGAGCTACCGGGAGGCAGCGGAGCACTTCGCCAGCAGCTCCGTGCGCAAGTAG
- a CDS encoding histidine phosphatase family protein yields MSNGDNFGPAVPDLTPAGTRLPRLWLLRHGETEWSREGNYTGLTDIPLTADGEAQARAARDKIGAVTFDRVLTSPLARARRTAELVGYPDAEVVPHAHEWDYGDNEGRNSRQVRDENPGYLIWKDGVPNGETLAQVAARADRIISSVQAGSGTEMDLDPEAAPVEKVLLVAHGHFLRILAARWLGLPPEFGRHFALSTAAICTLGWDKRTPAVVGWNL; encoded by the coding sequence ATGAGCAACGGGGATAATTTTGGACCGGCAGTACCGGACCTGACCCCGGCCGGGACCCGGCTGCCCCGGCTCTGGCTGCTGCGGCACGGCGAGACCGAATGGAGCCGCGAGGGAAACTACACGGGCCTGACGGACATCCCGCTGACCGCCGACGGAGAAGCCCAGGCCCGGGCTGCCCGCGACAAGATAGGTGCGGTGACCTTCGACCGGGTGCTCACCTCGCCGTTGGCCCGTGCGCGACGGACCGCAGAACTGGTGGGCTACCCCGACGCCGAAGTGGTCCCGCACGCACATGAATGGGACTACGGCGACAACGAGGGGCGCAACAGCCGGCAGGTCCGGGATGAGAACCCGGGATACCTGATCTGGAAGGACGGGGTTCCCAACGGGGAAACCCTGGCCCAGGTGGCCGCCCGGGCAGACCGGATCATCTCTTCCGTGCAGGCCGGTTCCGGCACAGAGATGGACCTCGATCCTGAGGCAGCACCGGTGGAGAAGGTGCTCCTGGTGGCGCATGGGCACTTCCTGCGCATCCTGGCGGCCCGCTGGCTGGGACTGCCCCCGGAATTCGGCCGGCACTTTGCCCTCAGCACGGCAGCTATCTGCACCCTCGGCTGGGACAAGCGCACCCCCGCCGTGGTCGGCTGGAACCTCTGA
- a CDS encoding CCA tRNA nucleotidyltransferase codes for MVHLFDSSALKSPLPDVIPALGARFEDAGFELSLVGGPVRDLFLGRVSPDLDFTTNARPDEIIKVIKGWADTFWEIGREFGTIGMRKDGFQVEVTTYRADAYDPSSRKPEVAFGDKLEDDLFRRDFTMNAMALRLPSMELVDPFGGARDLHAGIVRTPGAPSTSFSDDPLRMMRAARFASQLQVDVAPEVFEAMRDMAGRIGIISAERVRDELTKLINGKAPWTGVDLLVESGLAEHVLPEVAALKLEIDEHHRHKDVYQHSLTVLRQACELETDSEGPVPGPDFVLRFAALMHDVGKPSTRRFDPSGAVSFLHHDAVGAKLTAKRMKELRFDNDTVKAVSRLVELHMRFYGYGDAGWTDSAVRRYVTDAGPLLQRLHRLTRSDVTTRNRRKAERLAFAYDDLEQRIAALAEQEELASIRPDLDGEAIMALLNVRPGPVVGRAYRFLLEERMENGPRSEAEAAALLREWWAAQPESAIESADAAPDTTEKETLRAQDESGTNAKDK; via the coding sequence ATGGTGCACCTTTTTGATAGTTCTGCCTTGAAGTCCCCGCTGCCCGACGTGATCCCGGCGCTCGGTGCACGTTTTGAGGACGCCGGGTTTGAGCTTTCCCTGGTCGGCGGTCCCGTGCGTGACCTGTTCCTGGGCCGGGTGTCCCCGGACCTGGACTTCACCACCAACGCCCGTCCGGACGAGATCATCAAGGTGATCAAGGGCTGGGCGGATACTTTCTGGGAGATCGGCCGCGAATTCGGCACCATCGGCATGCGCAAGGACGGTTTCCAGGTGGAGGTCACCACCTACCGTGCCGACGCGTATGACCCGTCCTCCCGCAAACCTGAGGTTGCCTTCGGCGACAAGCTCGAGGATGACCTGTTCCGCCGGGACTTCACTATGAACGCCATGGCGCTGCGGCTGCCCTCCATGGAACTGGTGGATCCCTTCGGCGGTGCCCGGGACCTGCACGCCGGCATTGTGCGCACCCCCGGGGCGCCGTCGACGTCGTTCTCCGACGATCCGCTGCGGATGATGCGCGCCGCCCGTTTCGCCTCGCAGCTGCAGGTGGACGTGGCCCCGGAAGTGTTCGAGGCGATGCGGGACATGGCGGGCCGGATCGGGATCATCTCCGCGGAACGGGTGCGGGATGAACTGACGAAGCTGATCAACGGGAAGGCGCCCTGGACCGGGGTGGACCTGCTGGTGGAAAGCGGGCTGGCCGAGCACGTGCTGCCCGAGGTTGCCGCACTGAAACTCGAAATTGACGAACACCACCGGCACAAGGACGTCTACCAGCACTCCCTGACCGTCCTCCGCCAGGCCTGCGAACTTGAAACCGACAGCGAGGGTCCGGTGCCGGGTCCCGATTTTGTGTTGCGCTTCGCGGCGCTGATGCACGACGTCGGCAAGCCCTCCACCCGCCGGTTCGATCCCTCCGGCGCGGTAAGTTTCCTGCATCACGATGCCGTGGGCGCCAAGCTCACTGCCAAGCGGATGAAGGAGCTTCGGTTCGACAATGACACTGTGAAGGCTGTGTCCCGCCTGGTGGAACTGCACATGCGCTTCTACGGCTACGGCGATGCCGGTTGGACCGATTCCGCCGTCCGCCGCTACGTCACCGACGCCGGCCCGCTGCTGCAGCGGCTGCACCGGCTCACCCGCTCCGACGTCACCACCCGGAACCGGCGGAAGGCAGAGCGCCTGGCCTTCGCCTACGACGACTTGGAACAGCGCATTGCCGCCCTCGCCGAGCAGGAAGAGCTCGCGTCCATCCGTCCGGATCTGGACGGCGAAGCCATCATGGCCCTGCTCAACGTGCGGCCGGGGCCGGTGGTGGGGCGCGCCTACCGGTTCCTGCTGGAAGAACGCATGGAAAACGGTCCCCGGAGTGAAGCGGAGGCCGCCGCCCTGCTCCGGGAGTGGTGGGCAGCACAGCCCGAAAGTGCGATTGAGTCCGCGGACGCGGCACCTGATACAACGGAAAAGGAAACCCTGCGGGCGCAGGATGAATCAGGTACAAACGCGAAGGACAAATAG
- a CDS encoding NUDIX hydrolase encodes MAHPVPSAPKRTPLTASMGVAGAHTVHAPLPTVEEVSAGGIVVDTSAEQLPVAIIARLNRGGRLEWCLPKGHPENDEDSPTAAIREIAEETGIDGRILTALGSIDYWFTVSGHRVHKTVHHFLLQACGGNLTIENDPDHEAVDVAWVPLAELGRRLSFPNERRIADLAREILPRYL; translated from the coding sequence ATGGCCCATCCCGTACCGAGCGCCCCGAAACGGACCCCGTTGACAGCGTCAATGGGCGTCGCCGGTGCGCATACGGTACATGCCCCCCTTCCCACCGTCGAAGAGGTTTCGGCCGGCGGAATTGTGGTGGATACCTCCGCGGAGCAACTGCCAGTGGCCATCATTGCCCGGCTCAACCGCGGCGGACGCCTGGAGTGGTGCCTGCCCAAGGGCCACCCCGAGAACGACGAGGACAGCCCGACGGCGGCCATCCGGGAGATTGCCGAAGAAACCGGCATTGACGGCCGGATCCTGACCGCGCTGGGCAGCATCGACTACTGGTTCACGGTCAGTGGACACCGCGTCCACAAAACGGTGCACCACTTCCTGCTGCAGGCCTGCGGCGGAAACCTGACCATTGAAAATGATCCGGACCATGAGGCCGTGGACGTAGCCTGGGTTCCGCTGGCCGAACTGGGCCGCAGGCTGTCCTTCCCCAATGAGCGGCGGATCGCCGACCTCGCCCGCGAGATCCTTCCCCGCTACCTCTGA
- the murJ gene encoding murein biosynthesis integral membrane protein MurJ encodes MAEKTIAPSTARSSAVMAAGTLVSRILGLIRTALLAVAIGNTALVSDIFVSANVLPNFIYLLVAGGIFNAVLVPQIIKASKQPDRGSEYVSRILTLSLLVLACLAALATLAAPLILPMVTSMNADQLPLAITFAYWLFPQIFFYGAYAVIGQTLNANGRFGAYMWAPVVNNIVAIAGLLLFITVVGREGTTEFSPDTWTSQATMILAGSTTLGVALQAAVLVFPLRRLGLGLRPSFGLRGVGLRQTGRVAKWTILTMLIGNGTYLAYTKVATIATDARPEFRAMGQEIAGYANLETAAMLYIIPHSVITLSLATVLFNSMSRAFTEKDYDAVRATLSQGLRAIGVATVFCSAVLIVLAGPISVWFSGGSNVSAALQAQVLVLLAASAPFLSATFLMNRAFYANEDAKTPLVMQIILSAFGLMLALAAAALPADQIIFGLAIAYSLGNVAAVIVSHIYLKRSLGNYGAGQVVDVHIRLVLAAMGAAGVGSVALGLLGGYAVDGFAWQSLPSATAVLVVCGLLMAGTYFLLLRVLKVAELDAFLKPVLAKLRRTP; translated from the coding sequence ATGGCCGAAAAGACTATAGCCCCCAGTACCGCGCGCTCCAGCGCCGTGATGGCAGCGGGCACGCTGGTTTCCCGCATCCTTGGACTCATCCGGACAGCGCTGCTGGCAGTCGCCATCGGCAACACCGCGCTGGTCTCCGACATCTTCGTTTCGGCCAACGTGCTGCCGAACTTCATCTATCTGCTGGTGGCCGGCGGGATCTTCAACGCCGTCCTGGTCCCGCAAATCATTAAGGCCAGCAAGCAGCCGGACCGCGGCTCGGAGTATGTATCCCGGATCCTTACCCTCAGCCTGCTGGTGCTGGCCTGCCTTGCCGCACTCGCCACCCTCGCCGCGCCGCTGATCCTGCCCATGGTCACCTCCATGAACGCGGACCAGCTGCCGCTGGCCATCACGTTCGCCTACTGGCTTTTCCCGCAGATTTTCTTCTACGGCGCCTACGCCGTGATCGGGCAGACCCTCAATGCCAACGGGAGATTCGGCGCCTACATGTGGGCTCCCGTAGTGAACAACATTGTGGCTATTGCCGGCCTGCTGCTGTTCATCACGGTGGTCGGCCGGGAAGGAACCACTGAGTTCTCCCCGGATACGTGGACCAGCCAGGCCACCATGATCCTGGCCGGCAGCACCACGCTGGGCGTCGCCCTCCAGGCCGCTGTCCTCGTTTTCCCGCTGCGCCGCCTGGGCCTTGGCCTTCGTCCCTCCTTCGGGCTGCGCGGCGTCGGACTCCGGCAGACCGGCAGGGTGGCCAAGTGGACCATCCTGACCATGCTGATCGGCAACGGGACGTACCTGGCCTACACAAAGGTGGCAACCATAGCCACCGACGCGCGGCCGGAATTCCGGGCCATGGGACAGGAAATAGCGGGCTACGCGAACCTCGAAACGGCGGCGATGCTGTACATCATCCCGCATTCGGTCATCACCCTTTCGCTGGCCACCGTCCTGTTCAACAGCATGTCCCGCGCGTTCACCGAGAAGGACTACGACGCCGTGCGGGCCACCCTGTCACAGGGGCTGCGGGCCATCGGAGTGGCCACGGTGTTCTGCTCCGCCGTGCTGATTGTCCTCGCCGGACCCATCAGTGTCTGGTTCAGCGGCGGTTCGAATGTATCCGCCGCCCTGCAGGCCCAAGTCCTGGTGCTGCTTGCCGCGTCCGCGCCGTTCCTTAGCGCCACGTTCCTGATGAACCGCGCCTTCTACGCCAACGAAGACGCCAAAACCCCGCTGGTAATGCAGATCATCCTCTCTGCTTTCGGGTTGATGCTGGCGTTGGCGGCCGCCGCGCTGCCGGCGGACCAGATCATCTTCGGCCTGGCTATCGCCTATTCGCTGGGCAATGTCGCCGCCGTCATCGTCAGCCACATCTACCTCAAGCGGAGTTTGGGGAACTACGGCGCCGGACAGGTGGTGGACGTGCATATCCGCTTGGTGCTGGCTGCCATGGGTGCCGCCGGCGTCGGTTCGGTCGCCCTCGGCCTGCTGGGCGGTTATGCGGTGGACGGCTTCGCCTGGCAGTCGCTGCCCTCGGCCACCGCGGTCCTGGTGGTCTGCGGCCTGCTGATGGCCGGGACCTACTTCCTGCTGCTGCGGGTACTGAAAGTTGCCGAGCTCGATGCGTTCCTGAAACCCGTCCTTGCCAAACTCCGCAGGACTCCCTAA
- a CDS encoding discoidin domain-containing protein, which yields MPQSVDVGSVLGGRYKVTAQVLASAEQDLVLDGVDQVLNRSVSILVAAPVNASQVSASAREIATGERHGSVQVLDLGVSDGRTYLVTNTANAVDLLDLVIERDAPYVEPFFTDTLGSEIFGMPRSREPEKVEEDRYVEEEDRAPRRPLLSGAHKPKLPKFGRSGAVAGTVAGAESAAAARDLEFGSASDAPAEAATGGANVPPPPAARPRGGAARSPKVTKWAEEEPQAVPVPERPARPASNFPKSMLASGHYDDDPYHAAGYDDGGDDTDEDYDTDEKPNRKPGRVLIGAVLSLVLVLAVVLAVSQLGKMGDLFGSDTEAGPAPEVTTEAPAAPQASAAPAAPAPEVSGITRFVPGNPQLDSANDAALPQIIDGNPSSYWSSYVYASDTFGGLAPSLALVVDLGAESAVSEVKITQLNGTGGSFSVMLSDTPDLDGAVPVAQSGFTGPTTSIPVPQTDGAPATARYVIVNFTQLPRLSGVQAAYPWGLRIAEIGVS from the coding sequence GTGCCACAGTCGGTAGACGTCGGGTCAGTACTGGGCGGCCGCTACAAGGTGACCGCCCAGGTGCTCGCCTCAGCGGAACAGGATCTGGTGCTGGACGGTGTGGACCAGGTGCTGAACCGTTCGGTCAGCATCCTCGTAGCTGCGCCCGTGAACGCAAGCCAGGTTTCGGCCAGCGCCCGTGAAATCGCCACCGGTGAACGCCACGGCAGTGTGCAGGTCCTCGACCTGGGCGTCAGTGACGGCCGCACCTACCTCGTGACCAACACCGCCAATGCCGTGGACCTGCTGGACCTGGTGATCGAGCGTGACGCTCCGTACGTTGAGCCGTTCTTCACCGACACGCTGGGATCGGAAATCTTCGGTATGCCCCGTTCCCGGGAGCCGGAGAAGGTGGAAGAGGACCGGTACGTAGAAGAAGAGGACCGCGCTCCCCGCCGTCCCCTGCTCTCCGGGGCGCACAAGCCCAAGCTGCCCAAGTTCGGGCGCTCCGGCGCGGTTGCCGGCACCGTTGCCGGTGCCGAGTCCGCCGCGGCGGCCCGGGACCTGGAATTCGGGTCGGCATCCGATGCCCCTGCGGAAGCGGCCACCGGCGGCGCCAATGTTCCCCCGCCGCCCGCCGCCCGCCCGCGCGGCGGGGCCGCGCGCAGCCCGAAGGTCACCAAATGGGCAGAGGAAGAGCCGCAGGCTGTCCCCGTCCCCGAGCGTCCGGCAAGGCCCGCGTCCAACTTTCCCAAGTCAATGCTGGCCTCCGGCCACTACGACGACGATCCGTACCATGCCGCCGGCTATGACGACGGCGGTGACGACACGGACGAGGACTACGACACTGACGAAAAACCGAACCGGAAGCCCGGACGCGTCCTGATCGGTGCAGTGCTCAGCCTGGTGCTGGTGCTCGCCGTCGTGCTCGCCGTGAGCCAGCTGGGCAAGATGGGCGACCTCTTCGGGTCCGACACCGAAGCCGGGCCAGCCCCCGAGGTGACCACCGAAGCCCCTGCTGCTCCCCAGGCCAGTGCCGCACCCGCTGCCCCGGCACCGGAAGTCTCCGGCATCACCCGGTTTGTACCGGGCAACCCGCAGCTGGATTCTGCCAACGACGCCGCCCTGCCGCAGATCATTGACGGCAACCCCTCGTCCTACTGGTCCAGCTATGTGTACGCCAGCGACACCTTCGGCGGACTGGCCCCGAGCCTGGCACTGGTAGTGGATCTGGGCGCCGAATCGGCTGTCAGCGAGGTCAAGATCACCCAGCTCAACGGCACCGGCGGCTCCTTCTCGGTGATGCTAAGTGACACCCCGGACCTGGACGGTGCGGTGCCGGTGGCCCAGAGCGGCTTCACCGGGCCCACCACCAGCATCCCCGTCCCCCAGACGGACGGCGCGCCGGCCACCGCCCGCTACGTCATCGTCAACTTCACGCAGCTGCCCCGGCTCAGCGGGGTCCAGGCTGCATATCCCTGGGGCCTGAGGATCGCCGAAATCGGCGTGTCCTAA
- the trxB gene encoding thioredoxin-disulfide reductase produces the protein MSTENPVATDGAAAGDVRDVIIVGSGPSGYTAAIYTARANLSPLVIAGSVTAGGELMNTTEVENFPGFPEGIMGPDLMANFEKQADRFGAEILFEDVTEVELSGDIKRVTIGTGETFLARAVIISTGSAYRELGLKDEKRLSGRGVSWCATCDGFFFKGQDIAVIGGGDSALEEALFLTKFAASVTLVHRRDSLRASKIMQERALNHEKIRFAWDSEVAAIHGADKVTGLTLRNTKDGSESELPVTGVFVAIGNDPRTDLVRGQLELTEEGTIAVLGRTSKTSLPGVFAAGDVIDPTYRQAITASGSGCVAAVDVEHFLADLGPSVPTAAEVPTPPSEAVSEHAAL, from the coding sequence GTGAGCACCGAAAACCCCGTTGCCACCGACGGCGCCGCTGCCGGCGACGTCCGGGATGTCATCATCGTCGGCTCCGGCCCCTCCGGCTACACCGCCGCCATCTACACGGCGCGCGCCAATCTGTCGCCGTTGGTCATCGCCGGCTCGGTTACTGCCGGCGGTGAACTCATGAACACCACCGAGGTGGAGAACTTCCCGGGCTTCCCCGAGGGCATCATGGGCCCGGACCTGATGGCGAACTTCGAGAAGCAGGCCGACCGCTTCGGCGCGGAGATCCTGTTCGAAGACGTGACCGAGGTGGAGCTTTCCGGCGACATCAAGCGCGTGACAATCGGCACCGGTGAAACCTTCCTTGCCCGCGCCGTCATCATCTCCACCGGCTCCGCCTACCGCGAGCTCGGCCTGAAAGATGAAAAGCGCCTCTCCGGCCGCGGTGTCAGCTGGTGCGCCACCTGCGACGGTTTCTTCTTCAAGGGACAGGACATCGCCGTGATCGGCGGCGGCGACTCTGCCCTGGAAGAAGCGCTGTTCCTCACCAAGTTCGCTGCCTCCGTGACCCTGGTCCACCGCCGCGACTCGCTGCGTGCCTCCAAGATCATGCAGGAACGGGCCCTGAACCACGAGAAGATCCGCTTCGCCTGGGACTCCGAGGTCGCGGCCATCCACGGCGCTGACAAGGTCACCGGCCTGACCCTGCGCAACACCAAGGACGGGTCCGAATCGGAGCTGCCGGTCACCGGTGTCTTCGTCGCCATCGGCAATGACCCCCGCACGGACCTGGTCCGCGGGCAGCTGGAACTCACCGAAGAGGGCACCATCGCCGTCCTGGGACGCACTTCCAAGACCTCCCTGCCGGGTGTCTTCGCCGCCGGCGACGTCATCGATCCCACCTACCGCCAGGCCATCACCGCCTCGGGTTCCGGTTGTGTGGCCGCCGTCGACGTCGAACACTTCCTTGCCGATCTCGGGCCCTCGGTTCCCACCGCGGCCGAGGTTCCCACCCCGCCGTCGGAGGCCGTCTCCGAACACGCCGCCCTCTAG
- the trxA gene encoding thioredoxin, translating into MSSAKAVTDASFGTDVLTSEKPVIVDFWAEWCGPCRMLSPILDDIAAQYSDKVDVVKVNVDENPAIAAQYGITSIPAVYVFQGGEVAATSIGAKPKQVLEQEFAAFLK; encoded by the coding sequence ATGAGCAGTGCAAAAGCAGTAACCGATGCTTCCTTCGGCACCGATGTCCTGACGTCCGAGAAGCCCGTCATCGTGGACTTCTGGGCCGAGTGGTGCGGTCCGTGCCGGATGCTTTCCCCGATCCTGGACGACATCGCGGCGCAGTACAGCGACAAGGTGGACGTTGTGAAGGTGAACGTGGACGAGAACCCGGCCATTGCCGCACAGTACGGCATCACCTCCATTCCCGCCGTCTACGTATTCCAGGGCGGTGAGGTTGCCGCGACGTCGATCGGCGCCAAGCCGAAGCAGGTCCTGGAACAGGAATTTGCGGCCTTCCTGAAGTAA